The genomic region GTCGTCCATCCACTGAAGGCGCTCCTTGGTGCGCGAACATCCGGGGTGGACGTCATCGAGCTGCCAGTCGGTGAACTCGATCCCGGCCGCCTTCTGGCCGTCCCGACGGACGACGCTCGCGGCGGAGCCGACGCCCATGGAGCGGTCGCCGTCGATGGTCCAGACCCGCTTGCCGTCGGTCATCTTCATCTGCGGCACGCGGTCGCGATACTTGGGTGTCGCGCGCGACGTCCACAAGTCCAGCGGCTCACTGATGTGTGTGTCGACGTCGACGATCTTGAGCGTGTCGATGTCCGAGCAGCGTGTCGCTTCCGAGCCGGCGTTCATGACTGGTTCCTCCTTGTTTCCGGGTAGCTCTCCGCGCCCATCCGAACAACGAACGACGCCATCAGATGACTCCGCCCGCGCGCAGGGCGGCGAGATTGTGTTGCGTGACGCCCAGTTCGGCAAGAACCTCTGCGGTGTGTTCGCTGAGAAGCGGCGCCCGTCGTGCAATCCGCCAAGGAGATTTTTCGAACGCGTAGGGTGCGCCGGGGTAGCGGAAGGAGCGTTGGAGGTCGGGGTGGTCGACCTCCACTTGAAAGCCGCGCGCGCGGAAGTGCTCGTCTTCGAACGCCTCCTCGGGCGCGTAGATGACGCCAACGGGCATGCCGCGCGACTGCGCGCCGACGAAGAAGTCGTACGCCGGCAAACGGGACGCGATCAGGTTGAGCGCCTCTCGGCCCGCGGCGTAGATCGCGGTCACCTCGTCGTCCGTCCCGATCTTCGACAAGTCGAGGGTCTCGCGCTCTGCACCCATGCGAAGAAAGACGGTTTCGGGAAGCTCGTCTGCAAGGGCCAAAGAGTCGAGCCATTCGATGAGCCGGCCGAACTCCTCGCCGCGACGCGGGGGCACGCCGGTCGTGACGTGCCGACCGTCGGCGCACTCGATCTGGGTGGGGAGACTCGGCTGTTCGAGGGCGTGGCGGCCGGTCTGCCGCTGTACCGTGCCCTGCTGCACGAGCCAGTGGTACGACGCCATCTCGGTCGTGACGTTGGCGGCCGCGTGCATACTCACGTCGACGTGTTGCCCCCGGCCGGTCACCTGTCGCGCGACGAGAGCCGTGAGAACCGAGAGTACGGCAAAGTGGCAGGCCGTCGCGTAGCCCTGGTTCCCGCCGCCGCGCACCGGCGGAAGGGAGTGGTCGTCGTATCCGCAACTCCAGACCGGACCGCCCGAGGCGAGCAGTGTGAGGTCGGTGATCGGCTCGTCGCGCTCTGGTCCTCGGCGACCGAAGGGCGTGAGCGAGACGACGATCAGCTCCTTCTTGTTGCGTGTCAGGTCTGGATGGTCGAGGCCGAGCTCGGCCATCCGACCCGGCCGCTCACATTCGAGAACCACGTCGGCAGTGGCGGCGAGGCGGCGGAACAGGTCGCGCCCGCCCTCGTCGTCGACGTTCAACGTAATGCCGCGCTTGCTCGTGTTGTGGTGCCACCAGTACAGGCTTCGCTCGGTTCCGGGCACGTCGTCGAGAAAGGGTGGATAGCTGCGGGTTCGGTCGCCGCCCGGCGGCTCGACGAGGATCACGTCGGCGCCCATGTCGGCGAGGAGCTTTCCGCCGAATGCGCCGTGCTCGTGCGCGAGCTCGACGACGCGGACTCCGTCGAGGGCGCCAGGGGATTGCGTCGGCGCGCTCATATCACTGCCGCCCCGCGGAGCTCGTCGATCTCGACCTGCGACAGGCCGAGGAGCGTCGAGAAGATCTCATCGTTGTGTTCGCCGAGGCAGGGGGCACCGCGCTCGATCTTCCAGTCTGTCTCGGAGAAGTGGACGGGCAGGCCGTCAACGCGGACGCGCCCTACCTTCGAATGCTCCGCCGTGGGCCAGAGTCCCCAGTCGCGCGTGCTCTCGCATTCGTCGATGCGCTCGGACGGTCGTGCGATCGCGCTGGCCGGCACGCCGGCCTCCCGAAGGGCAGCGGCCGCTTCGTAGTCGTCGCGCGTGCGCGTCCACCGCGCGACGAGCTCATCCAGCTCTTCCTCCGCGGCGCCGCGACCGGCGAGTGTCGCGAAGCGATCGGCGGAGACGGCCTCTTCTCCGATTGCAGAAGCCAGCGCTCCCCAATCACGATCGTCCCGACATGCAATTGCGATCCAGCGGTCGTCTCCTCGCGCGGGGTAGATCCCGTGCGGTGCCATGGGCGGCCACTCGTTCCGATTGCTGCTGGGCGATCCGGGGCGGCGCATCGGTCGTCCGTTCACGGTGTAGTCCAGGATCGCCGGACCGTTCAGCGTGAGCCCGGCGTCCGTGCAGGAC from Candidatus Binatia bacterium harbors:
- a CDS encoding CoA transferase produces the protein MSAPTQSPGALDGVRVVELAHEHGAFGGKLLADMGADVILVEPPGGDRTRSYPPFLDDVPGTERSLYWWHHNTSKRGITLNVDDEGGRDLFRRLAATADVVLECERPGRMAELGLDHPDLTRNKKELIVVSLTPFGRRGPERDEPITDLTLLASGGPVWSCGYDDHSLPPVRGGGNQGYATACHFAVLSVLTALVARQVTGRGQHVDVSMHAAANVTTEMASYHWLVQQGTVQRQTGRHALEQPSLPTQIECADGRHVTTGVPPRRGEEFGRLIEWLDSLALADELPETVFLRMGAERETLDLSKIGTDDEVTAIYAAGREALNLIASRLPAYDFFVGAQSRGMPVGVIYAPEEAFEDEHFRARGFQVEVDHPDLQRSFRYPGAPYAFEKSPWRIARRAPLLSEHTAEVLAELGVTQHNLAALRAGGVI